In a genomic window of Quercus lobata isolate SW786 chromosome 4, ValleyOak3.0 Primary Assembly, whole genome shotgun sequence:
- the LOC115986472 gene encoding ACT domain-containing protein ACR12, which yields MAHANSTVFFASSSFAFRHRSRVFALDFAPILKVFGVPNKCSELGFTFSTKKNILYASTDGLNAVGSTSLKSEQDADYVPMPKVHIDQDSDSDATIVQLSFGDRLGALLDTMKSLKDLGLDVSKGTVATEGSVKQTKFFIKRLDTGRKVEDPDMLERIRLTIINNLLEYHPECSVQLALGEAFGIKAPEKKLDIDIATHIQVKEDGPKRSLLYIETADRPGLLVEIIKIIADINIDVESAEIDTEGLVAKDKFHVSYRGAALNSSLSQVLVNCLRYYLRRPETDIDSY from the exons ATGGCTCACGCAAACTCCACCGTCTTCTTTGCCTCTTCTTCCTTTGCCTTCCGCCACCGATCTAGGGTTTTCGCTCTCGATTTCGCTCCGATACTCAAGGTTTTCGGAGTTCCGAACAAGTGCTCCGAACTTGGATTCACTTTCTCCACTAAAAA GAACATTTTGTATGCATCTACTGATGGTTTGAATGCAGTTGGTTCAACCTCATTG AAGTCCGAACAAGATGCTGATTATGTCCCTATGCCAAAAGTCCATATAGATCAAGATTCAGATTCTGATGCAACGATTGTACAGCTCAGCTTTGGAGATCGCCTTGGAGCTCTCCTTGACACG ATGAAATCATTGAAAGATTTGGGATTGGATGTGTCAAAAGGAACTGTTGCCACTGAGGGATCtgtcaaacaaacaaaatttttcattaagcGATT AGACACTGGGCGCAAAGTTGAAGATCCTGATATGTTAGAGAGGATTCGACTTACCATCATTAACAATCTTTTGGAGTATCATCCC GAATGTAGCGTACAACTAGCTCTGGGTGAGGCTTTTGGAATAAAAGCTCCAGAGAAAAAG CTTGATATTGATATTGCAACTCACATACAAGTCAAGGAAGATGGACCTAAGAGGAG CTTACTTTACATAGAGACCGCAGATAGACCTGGATTACTGGtagaaattatcaaaatcaTTGCTGATATTAACATTGATGTGGAATCAGCAGAGATTGATACAGAA GGACTGGTAGCCAAAGATAAGTTTCATGTCAGCTACAGAGGGGCAGCATTAAACAGTTCCTTGTCTCAG GTATTGGTAAATTGTCTACGCTATTATCTCCGAAGGCCAGAAACTGACATAGACAGTTACTAA
- the LOC115987327 gene encoding germin-like protein subfamily 3 member 2: MQTMIQKITLFLAFVLLHNHVVFASDPDPVLDYCVAIKESATSNPSCKNSSAVTVEDFIFSGIKTPGNYRQTGFASVAVNSNVFPGLNTLGMSFVRADFDVDGINVPHFHPRATETAFVLEGRIYSGFIDTSNRIFAKVIEKGEVMVFPRGVVHFQMNVGDKPATILGSFDSQNPGLQRLPTAIFGSGIKEELLEKVFGLSTKDIAKLRKRFAPH; this comes from the coding sequence ATGCAAACAATGATTcagaaaattacactttttttagcTTTTGTTCTCCTCCACAACCATGTAGTCTTTGCTTCTGACCCTGATCCAGTCCTAGACTACTGCGTAGCCATCAAGGAATCTGCAACTAGTAACCCCTCATGCAAGAACTCATCAGCTGTCACAGTAGAAGATTTCATATTCTCAGGCATAAAGACTCCTGGAAACTATCGGCAAACTGGCTTCGCATCTGTGGCAGTAAATTCAAATGTCTTTCCGGGATTAAACACGCTTGGTATGTCATTTGTAAGGGCAGACTTTGATGTTGATGGAATCAATGTGCCACATTTCCATCCTAGAGCAACTGAGACTGCTTTTGTGCTGGAGGGAAGGATTTATTCAGGATTCATCGATACTAGCAACCGGATTTTTGCCAAAGTGATCGAGAAAGGCGAGGTCATGGTGTTTCCTAGAGGTGTAGTACACTTTCAAATGAATGTTGGAGATAAACCAGCGACCATTTTAGGGAGTTTCGACAGCCAAAACCCAGGATTGCAGAGGCTCCCAACTGCAATTTTTGGTTCTGGAATTAAGGAAGAGCTTTTGGAGAAGGTTTTCGGATTGAGTACTAAGGATATTGCCAAGTTGAGGAAGAGGTTTGCTCCCCACTGA
- the LOC115983515 gene encoding protein trichome birefringence-like 36, which yields MAKPKFQLLCFILFLSIFLCLFHGESWELELDDESWLNEEDNEVIMVQSRHDSRNKCDFSTGKWVYDLSYPLYDSSCPYLSTAVTCQKNGRPDSDYEKWKWKPQGCSIPRFDALNFLGRMRRKRIMLVGDSIMRNQWESLVCLVQGVIPTGRKRVTYSGPSMAFHAMDFETSIEFSWAPLLVELKKGPQNKRILHLDLIEDNAKYWRGVDILVFDSAHWWTHSDQWSSWDYFMEGNGLFKSMNPMVAYEKGLTTWARWVDLNLDPRKTKVIFRSMSPRHNRENGWKCYNQKQPLAFLSHQHVPGQMLVLQGVLRRMRFPVYLQDITTMSALRRDGHPSVYGRVMDQAEKQHPRDFSSDCSHWCLPGVPDIWNELLNDLLKE from the exons ATGGCTAAACCAAAGTTTCAACTCCTCTGCTTTATCCTCTTCCTCAGTATCTTTCTATGCTTGTTTCATGGTGAATCATGGGAACTTGAGCTAGACGACGAGTCATGGCTCAACGAGGAAGACAACGAAGTAATCATGGTGCAGAGCCGCCATGATTCAAGAAACAAATGTGACTTTTCTACTGGCAAATGGGTTTATGATCTATCCTATCCTCTCTATGACTCAAGTTGCCCATATCTTAGTACAGCAGTGACTTGTCAGAAAAATGGACGGCCGGATTCTGACTATGAGAAGTGGAAGTGGAAGCCTCAAGGTTGTTCTATTCCAAG ATTTGATGCATTGAATTTTCTTGGAAGAATGAGAAGGAAAAGAATAATGCTGGTGGGTGACTCTATAATGAGGAATCAATGGGAATCTCTTGTCTGCTTAGTACAAGGAGTTATTCCAACTGGTAGAAAGAGAGTGACATACAGTGGTCCTTCCATGGCCTTCCATGCTATG GATTTTGAGACATCAATTGAGTTTAGCTGGGCACCACTACTAGTGGAATTGAAGAAAGGGCCTCAAAACAAGAGAATCTTACATTTGGATCTGATAGAAGATAATGCAAAGTATTGGAGAGGGGTTGACATCCTTGTGTTTGATTCAGCTCACTGGTGGACTCATTCTGATCAATGGAGTTC GTGGGACTATTTCATGGAGGGAAATGGCCTATTTAAAAGTATGAATCCAATGGTTGCATACGAGAAAGGACTCACAACATGGGCTAGATGGGTAGACTTGAATCTAGACCCTCGCAAAACCAAAGTCATTTTCCGAAGCATGTCACCTAGACATAACAG AGAAAATGGATGGAAATGCTATAACCAAAAGCAGCCTCTAGCTTTCTTGAGCCACCAGCATGTTCCTGGACAAATGCTAGTACTACAAGGGGTGTTGAGAAGGATGAGATTTCCAGTATATCTTCAAGATATTACGACAATGTCAGCCCTTCGAAGAGATGGGCACCCTTCTGTGTATGGAAGGGTAATGGACCAAGCAGAGAAGCAGCATCCAAGGGACTTTTCCTCTGACTGCAGCCATTGGTGCCTTCCTGGGGTGCCTGATATCTGGAATGAGTTGTTGAATGATTTGCTCAAAGAATGA